In Bradyrhizobium guangxiense, the following are encoded in one genomic region:
- a CDS encoding alkaline phosphatase D family protein: MATLRAQRAWTRRQLLVRSASSLAIASLAKPHLSRAADRPQIAGGIQSGDVCGDGSAVIWARADRPARMQVECSTVESFKTIIASALRDALPEADFTAKLLLNDLPAGQDIFYRVRFDDIATGVPGESRLGHFRTAPAAGQSISFLWSGDVAGQGWGIDVSRGGYRSYRTMRDNRPDFFIHSGDHIYADCTIPSEQTLPSGEIWRNLVTEDKAEVAHTLAQFRGNYKYNHLDENFRAFHAEVPMLAQWDDHEVTNDWSPTGSYDEAGFEQDGTSRLVARARRAFFDFMPIRDIGARQGRVYRKIGYGPLLDVFMIDMRSYRDETWNKGSDHRGWILGAEQLAWLKRELAASRATWKVIAADLPIGLISLDAVALGDGSPERREHEIAELLASIKRAGVRNIVWLTADMHYTAAHYYDPNKAQFQDFEPFWEFVSGPLHAGTWGPGELDDTFGPVAMYQNGCSAAQGENLAPCFGLQFFGRVDIDGASGMMTVTLKDVDNRALWSVDLVPQPQPRPAVVAQHS, encoded by the coding sequence ATGGCAACGCTCCGCGCGCAGCGCGCATGGACCCGACGGCAACTCCTGGTCCGCTCCGCCTCCAGCCTCGCCATCGCCTCGCTCGCGAAGCCTCACCTCAGCCGCGCCGCCGACCGGCCGCAAATCGCAGGCGGCATCCAGTCCGGCGACGTCTGCGGTGATGGCTCCGCGGTGATCTGGGCGCGTGCCGACCGTCCCGCGCGGATGCAGGTGGAATGCTCGACCGTCGAGAGCTTCAAGACCATCATTGCGTCGGCGTTGCGCGATGCGCTGCCGGAGGCCGATTTTACCGCAAAGCTGCTGCTGAACGACCTGCCGGCCGGACAGGACATCTTCTATCGCGTCCGCTTCGACGACATTGCAACCGGCGTTCCCGGCGAAAGCCGCCTTGGCCATTTCCGTACGGCGCCGGCAGCTGGCCAGTCGATCTCGTTCCTGTGGTCCGGCGACGTCGCGGGGCAGGGTTGGGGTATCGACGTTTCGCGCGGCGGCTATCGCAGCTATCGCACCATGCGCGACAACCGTCCGGATTTCTTCATTCATTCCGGCGATCACATCTATGCCGACTGCACGATTCCTTCCGAGCAAACGCTGCCGTCCGGCGAGATCTGGCGCAATCTGGTGACCGAGGACAAGGCCGAAGTCGCGCACACGCTGGCGCAGTTCCGCGGCAACTACAAATACAACCATCTCGACGAGAATTTCCGCGCCTTCCATGCCGAGGTGCCGATGTTGGCGCAGTGGGACGACCACGAGGTCACCAACGACTGGTCGCCGACCGGCAGCTACGATGAGGCGGGCTTTGAGCAGGACGGGACTTCGCGCCTGGTTGCGCGCGCCCGCCGTGCCTTCTTCGACTTCATGCCGATCCGCGATATCGGCGCGCGGCAGGGCCGGGTCTATCGCAAGATCGGCTATGGTCCGCTGCTGGACGTCTTCATGATCGACATGCGCAGCTATCGCGACGAGACCTGGAACAAGGGGAGCGATCACCGCGGCTGGATCCTGGGGGCCGAGCAACTCGCCTGGCTGAAGCGCGAGCTCGCCGCCTCGCGCGCGACCTGGAAAGTGATCGCGGCCGACCTGCCGATCGGCCTGATCAGCCTGGACGCCGTCGCGCTCGGCGACGGGTCGCCCGAGCGCCGCGAGCACGAGATCGCCGAACTTCTGGCGTCCATCAAGCGCGCCGGTGTGCGCAATATCGTCTGGCTTACCGCCGACATGCACTACACCGCCGCGCATTACTACGATCCGAACAAGGCGCAATTCCAGGATTTTGAGCCGTTCTGGGAGTTCGTCTCCGGCCCACTGCATGCCGGCACCTGGGGCCCGGGAGAACTCGACGACACCTTTGGCCCGGTCGCGATGTACCAGAACGGCTGCAGCGCCGCGCAGGGCGAGAATTTGGCGCCGTGTTTCGGGCTGCAATTCTTCGGCCGGGTCGACATCGACGGCGCCAGTGGCATGATGACCGTGACCTTGAAGGACGTCGACAACCGCGCCCTCTGGTCGGTCGATCTCGTGCCACAGCCGCAGCCGCGCCCGGCGGTGGTGGCGCAGCACTCGTGA
- a CDS encoding aldo/keto reductase, which yields MDNLKTQGIGMPKLGLGTFRMQGDACRAAVESALSIGYRHIDTAEMYANEEPIGAAIAASRLPRGELHVTTKVWHENLAPDAIRRAFDASLKKLRLDHVDLYLVHWPSKAADWGAVFETLMRLKEEGRTRAIGVANFTTVLLKIAVEDIGAPIACNQIEYHAMLDQSKVLAYLAAKSIPLVAYCPLAQGRVASDPVLAEIGAKHNATAAQVALNWLLDQDGVAAIPKASRRESQQANLDALKITLDDADRNKIAALPKDRRCVNPGFAPPWD from the coding sequence ATGGACAATCTGAAGACACAGGGCATCGGCATGCCCAAGCTCGGCCTCGGCACCTTTCGCATGCAGGGCGATGCCTGCCGCGCCGCGGTCGAGAGCGCGCTGTCGATCGGCTATCGCCACATCGACACCGCCGAGATGTATGCCAATGAGGAGCCGATTGGCGCAGCCATCGCAGCGTCCCGTCTGCCGCGCGGCGAGCTGCACGTCACGACCAAGGTCTGGCACGAGAACCTCGCCCCGGACGCGATCAGGCGGGCTTTTGATGCCAGCCTGAAGAAGCTCCGGCTCGACCATGTCGATCTCTATCTCGTGCATTGGCCGTCGAAGGCCGCGGATTGGGGGGCGGTGTTCGAGACCTTGATGAGGCTGAAGGAGGAGGGACGCACGCGAGCGATCGGCGTCGCCAATTTCACTACGGTACTGCTCAAGATCGCGGTCGAGGACATCGGGGCGCCGATCGCCTGCAACCAGATCGAATATCACGCGATGCTCGATCAATCGAAGGTGCTGGCTTATCTTGCGGCGAAGTCGATTCCGCTCGTCGCTTATTGTCCGCTGGCGCAGGGGCGCGTTGCCTCGGATCCGGTGCTGGCCGAGATCGGTGCCAAGCACAACGCAACCGCGGCGCAAGTGGCCCTGAATTGGCTGCTCGATCAGGACGGCGTCGCCGCGATCCCGAAGGCCTCGCGCCGCGAGAGCCAGCAGGCCAATCTCGATGCGCTGAAGATCACGCTCGACGATGCCGACCGCAACAAGATCGCGGCGCTGCCGAAGGATCGCCGCTGCGTCAATCCGGGCTTCGCGCCGCCGTGGGATTAG
- a CDS encoding helix-turn-helix domain-containing protein, translating into MLNQVMDFAGEVLPGSCAVPPYSETEFLTELGDRLRSSRMRCDLSRRELARRSGISERYIAQIEAGKGNVSIVLLLRLASAIHSSQPQAA; encoded by the coding sequence ATGCTGAATCAAGTCATGGATTTTGCGGGCGAAGTGCTGCCGGGGAGCTGTGCCGTACCGCCTTATTCCGAGACCGAGTTTCTGACCGAGCTGGGTGATCGCTTGCGGTCCTCGCGCATGCGCTGCGACCTGTCGCGCCGCGAGCTGGCCCGCCGTTCCGGGATCTCCGAGCGCTATATCGCCCAGATCGAGGCCGGCAAGGGCAACGTCTCGATCGTCCTCTTGCTGCGGCTGGCCTCCGCGATCCACAGCAGTCAGCCCCAGGCGGCCTGA
- the hpaD gene encoding 3,4-dihydroxyphenylacetate 2,3-dioxygenase — protein sequence MGQLVLAAKVTHVPSLMLSEQPGSPLRDARKAAVDSLRELGRRAKERGATCFVVFDTHWLSNFGYHINANARHRGSFTSHEAPQMIQDLRYDLPGDTSLAEAIANRAGEAGLNVIAHQVASLGLEYGTIVPMHYLNPDGFAKVVSVASPLFTSFEESRLLGEATRRAIDESGERVAVLASGSLSHRLWPNKKLGPEAWTSVASEFNRQVDLRVLELWQRRRYREFLDMLPEYATKCNGEGGMADTIMLFAALGWYDYRGAAEQLCDYFPSSGSGQVNVEFHLEA from the coding sequence ATGGGGCAGCTGGTACTCGCGGCCAAGGTCACCCACGTTCCATCATTGATGCTGTCGGAGCAACCCGGCAGCCCGTTACGCGACGCGCGCAAAGCCGCCGTCGATTCGCTGCGCGAGCTCGGCCGGCGGGCGAAAGAGCGCGGCGCGACCTGCTTCGTGGTGTTCGACACCCACTGGCTCTCCAATTTCGGCTACCACATCAACGCCAATGCGCGGCACCGCGGCTCGTTCACGAGCCACGAGGCGCCGCAGATGATCCAGGATCTGCGCTACGATCTGCCGGGTGATACGTCTCTGGCGGAAGCCATCGCGAACAGGGCCGGCGAGGCGGGCCTGAACGTGATTGCCCATCAGGTGGCCAGCCTCGGTCTCGAATACGGCACCATCGTGCCGATGCACTACTTAAATCCCGACGGTTTTGCGAAGGTCGTCTCGGTCGCCTCCCCGCTGTTCACGTCGTTCGAGGAGAGCCGGCTCCTCGGTGAAGCGACGCGCCGGGCGATCGACGAATCCGGTGAGCGGGTCGCCGTCCTCGCCAGCGGATCGCTTTCGCATCGGCTCTGGCCGAACAAGAAGCTGGGGCCCGAGGCGTGGACGTCGGTCGCCAGCGAGTTCAACCGCCAGGTCGATCTGCGCGTGCTCGAGCTGTGGCAGCGCCGCCGCTACCGCGAATTCCTCGACATGCTTCCCGAGTACGCCACCAAGTGCAACGGTGAGGGCGGCATGGCCGACACCATCATGCTGTTCGCGGCGCTCGGCTGGTACGACTACCGCGGCGCCGCCGAGCAGCTTTGCGACTATTTTCCCTCGTCGGGCTCCGGCCAGGTCAACGTGGAGTTTCACCTCGAGGCGTGA
- a CDS encoding PLP-dependent aminotransferase family protein, protein MTSSFDFAPLFPAGLPAPSARWTGLAKYSFVGGNNDSEQVPLDELIEATNTVLRREGRSLATYGLAHGPQGYLPLREFLVTKLKRDAGIACTVDDLLIVSGSLQALDLVNATLLTRGDTVIFEQESYQGSLTRLARLGVNVVGIPLDKDGMRMDVLAATLADLKSRGIRPKYIYTIPTVQNPTGSIMPESRRTELVRLATEYGVPIFEDDCYADLVWSGQRPPAIYAMSPNGGVIHIGSFSKSIAPALRVGFIVAPWEVMSRMLALKTDAGSGALEQMVLASYCKPHFASHVPALTKALRSKLDTLMEALNEQFGTAAEFEEPKGGIFLWVKLPDQVDTLKLYQAALAAGVSINPGPEWSTNKGHSSSRLRLCFASPTHQQIRDGVAVLAEVCRKEFGVPARSANVEKQA, encoded by the coding sequence ATGACGTCCAGCTTCGATTTCGCGCCCCTGTTTCCGGCGGGGCTGCCGGCCCCCTCTGCGCGCTGGACCGGCCTTGCGAAGTACAGTTTTGTCGGCGGCAACAACGATTCCGAACAGGTGCCGCTCGACGAGCTGATCGAAGCGACCAACACGGTGCTACGGCGCGAGGGCCGGTCGCTCGCCACGTACGGGTTGGCGCATGGTCCGCAGGGCTACCTGCCCTTGCGCGAGTTCCTGGTGACCAAACTCAAGCGCGATGCCGGCATCGCCTGCACCGTGGACGATCTCCTGATCGTCTCCGGCTCGCTGCAGGCGCTCGACCTCGTCAACGCGACGCTGCTGACCCGCGGCGACACCGTGATCTTCGAGCAGGAGAGCTATCAGGGCTCCCTGACCCGTCTGGCGCGGCTCGGTGTCAACGTCGTCGGCATTCCCCTCGACAAGGACGGCATGCGCATGGACGTGCTGGCCGCCACGCTGGCCGACCTCAAGAGCCGCGGCATCAGGCCGAAATACATCTACACCATTCCGACGGTGCAGAACCCGACCGGCAGCATCATGCCCGAGAGCCGCCGCACTGAGCTGGTGCGGCTCGCGACCGAATACGGCGTGCCGATCTTCGAGGACGATTGCTATGCCGACCTGGTCTGGTCGGGGCAGCGGCCGCCGGCGATCTACGCGATGAGCCCGAACGGCGGCGTGATCCATATCGGCTCGTTCTCGAAGTCGATCGCGCCGGCGCTGCGCGTCGGCTTCATCGTCGCGCCATGGGAGGTGATGTCGCGGATGCTGGCGCTGAAGACCGATGCCGGCTCCGGAGCGCTGGAGCAGATGGTGCTGGCCAGCTATTGCAAGCCGCATTTCGCAAGCCACGTGCCGGCCCTGACCAAGGCGCTGCGCAGCAAGCTCGACACGCTGATGGAGGCGCTGAACGAGCAGTTCGGGACGGCAGCGGAGTTCGAGGAGCCCAAGGGCGGCATCTTCCTCTGGGTCAAGCTGCCCGACCAGGTCGATACGCTGAAACTGTATCAGGCCGCGCTCGCCGCCGGCGTCTCGATCAATCCGGGGCCGGAATGGTCGACCAACAAGGGCCATTCCAGCTCGCGGCTGCGGCTATGCTTTGCCAGCCCCACGCACCAGCAGATCCGCGATGGCGTCGCCGTGCTGGCCGAGGTCTGCCGCAAGGAGTTCGGCGTGCCGGCCCGCAGCGCCAATGTCGAGAAGCAGGCCTGA
- a CDS encoding DUF3124 domain-containing protein — protein sequence MQKGLLAAMLLCPLALAAPAVAQSKVNIEQNFADSLTAMPKEGLAVSGGFYVPAYSSVAMSQGKLRVDFSVTLSVHNASETQPLVVKRIAYFDTAGKQVESYLKTPVALRPLATVSIFIPTDDVRGGTGANFLVDWAATGEIAEPVVEALMVGGVANAHYAFISQGRPTSTAGKK from the coding sequence ATGCAAAAAGGCCTGCTCGCGGCAATGCTGCTATGCCCCCTCGCCTTGGCCGCGCCGGCCGTCGCACAATCCAAGGTCAATATCGAACAAAACTTTGCCGATTCTCTCACCGCGATGCCGAAGGAGGGCCTCGCCGTCTCCGGCGGATTCTACGTGCCCGCTTATTCCAGCGTCGCAATGAGCCAGGGCAAGCTGCGCGTCGACTTCTCGGTGACCTTGAGTGTTCACAACGCCTCCGAGACCCAGCCGCTAGTCGTCAAACGCATCGCCTATTTCGATACCGCAGGCAAGCAGGTCGAGAGCTATCTGAAGACGCCGGTCGCGTTGAGGCCGCTCGCCACCGTCTCGATCTTCATTCCGACCGACGACGTGCGCGGCGGGACCGGCGCCAATTTCCTGGTCGACTGGGCCGCGACAGGCGAGATCGCCGAGCCCGTGGTCGAAGCCCTGATGGTTGGCGGCGTCGCCAATGCGCATTACGCTTTCATCAGCCAGGGTCGTCCGACCAGCACGGCGGGCAAGAAGTAA
- a CDS encoding cation:proton antiporter, whose translation MHELIRDITLCILFAWMLGLLAHFSRQPLILAYLIAGFCIGPFGAGWVHSQESIGVISELGLIFMLFMIGLEIDLKKIVRAGKVILFAAGGQLLGGCLLGVLFFLGIGLSLGGGHFDAIYLCVACALSSTVIIVKVLYEKRELDTLPGRITLGVLVLQDIFAILFLAVQPSLANLQASVILLSIGRVAVLVAAALLVSRYVLPRLFHQIARRPELILLGALAWCFLVAETAERLSLSREMGALIAGVSLSTFPYALDVTAKVTTLRDFFITLFFVALGMTIPVPGLSVIGLALMIAAFTVVSRLVTTFTPLYLMKQGLRASLLPALNLAQISEFSLVVIQTGVTDHHIAAETANAASFAFVVLAVLSTFVMTRSDEITRWAIGPLKRIGLRDLDHGNGHAEEGHEGGHGEARRIVILGFFRAASALLAEIERQAPVLLEQITVVDFNPNVYQTLLSRGLHVIYGDISNVDTLLHAGVGKSEMIILSVPDSLLKGATNEKLVRHVRALNPTAMIVATADLLADVGGLYEAGANYVTVPRLTDAHELFTVIEAAQAGLLADKRAELDQRLGERREVLP comes from the coding sequence ATGCACGAGCTCATTCGCGACATCACTCTCTGTATTCTGTTTGCCTGGATGCTGGGCCTGCTCGCCCATTTCTCACGGCAGCCGCTGATCCTGGCCTATCTTATCGCCGGCTTTTGCATTGGTCCATTCGGCGCCGGCTGGGTCCATTCGCAGGAATCGATCGGCGTCATCTCCGAGCTCGGCCTGATCTTCATGCTGTTCATGATCGGTCTGGAGATCGACCTGAAGAAGATCGTGCGGGCGGGAAAGGTGATCCTGTTCGCGGCGGGCGGCCAGCTGCTCGGCGGCTGCCTGCTCGGGGTGCTGTTCTTCCTCGGCATCGGCCTCTCGCTCGGCGGTGGGCATTTCGATGCGATCTATCTCTGCGTCGCCTGCGCGCTGTCGAGCACCGTCATCATCGTCAAGGTGCTCTATGAGAAACGCGAGCTCGACACGCTGCCGGGACGGATCACGCTCGGTGTGCTGGTGCTCCAGGACATCTTCGCCATCCTGTTTCTGGCGGTGCAGCCGAGCCTTGCCAATCTGCAGGCCAGCGTCATCTTGCTCTCGATCGGCCGCGTCGCGGTGCTGGTCGCCGCTGCGCTGCTGGTCAGCCGCTACGTGCTGCCGCGGCTGTTCCACCAGATCGCCCGGCGGCCCGAGCTGATCCTACTCGGCGCGCTGGCCTGGTGTTTCCTCGTCGCCGAGACCGCCGAGCGGCTGTCGCTGTCGCGCGAGATGGGCGCGCTGATCGCCGGCGTCTCGCTCTCGACCTTTCCCTACGCGCTCGACGTCACCGCCAAGGTCACCACGCTCCGCGACTTCTTCATCACCCTGTTCTTCGTCGCGCTCGGCATGACCATTCCCGTCCCTGGTCTCTCCGTGATCGGGCTGGCGCTCATGATCGCCGCTTTCACGGTCGTGAGCCGCCTCGTCACCACCTTCACGCCGCTCTATCTGATGAAGCAGGGCCTGCGCGCCAGCCTCCTGCCGGCGCTGAACCTTGCGCAGATCTCCGAGTTTTCGCTGGTGGTGATCCAGACCGGTGTCACCGACCACCACATTGCGGCCGAGACGGCAAATGCCGCCTCCTTCGCCTTCGTGGTGCTGGCGGTCCTTTCGACCTTCGTGATGACCCGCAGCGACGAGATCACCCGCTGGGCGATCGGGCCGTTGAAGCGGATCGGCCTGCGCGACCTCGACCATGGCAACGGCCATGCCGAGGAGGGGCACGAGGGCGGCCATGGCGAGGCCCGCCGCATCGTCATCCTCGGCTTCTTCCGCGCGGCGAGCGCGCTGCTGGCCGAGATCGAGCGGCAGGCCCCGGTGCTGCTGGAGCAGATCACGGTGGTCGACTTCAACCCCAATGTGTACCAGACGCTGCTCTCGCGCGGCCTGCACGTGATCTATGGCGACATCAGCAATGTCGATACGCTGCTCCATGCCGGCGTCGGCAAGTCCGAGATGATCATCCTCAGCGTGCCGGATTCGCTGCTGAAGGGGGCCACCAACGAGAAGCTGGTCCGCCACGTCCGCGCTCTCAATCCAACCGCTATGATCGTCGCCACGGCCGACCTCCTGGCCGACGTCGGCGGCCTCTATGAAGCCGGCGCCAACTACGTCACCGTGCCCCGGCTCACCGATG